In Oceanispirochaeta sp. M1, the sequence GGATGGAGGCATGATCATAAGAGCCTTGGTCACTTCAAGATTATTCCAGTCATCCAGGTTTGTAATCCTGCCGGTCAGACCGGTGGAGTGCTCATAATAGTCTGACTCTTCCCTTCTTTTTTCAAAGTAGAGTTCACCATCCTGAAAGACCTGAATATGGAAGTCCCTCTCCCGGGCATACATGTATGCCTCTTTTGTAATATCAGATGGAAGAAGCCACTGGTGGAGTATCGAATCTGTAGCTCCGTCTGCAATCATTGCTCCGTTGTAGCAGATTACAGGGTTTTTAAGATTCAGCTGGTTCTTATAATGCATCATCCCCTCATAACTGCGGCCCGTACTGATCACAACGGGAATACCCGAATTGTCCAGAGCCTTAATAACGCTGACAGTTTTATCAGAGAGCCTATGCTCCGTGTTCAGGAGAGTTCCGTCCAGGTCTACGGCTACAAGTTCAGGTTTTTCGGGGAGTGTTTCTTTCATATACCGGGCATGATAGCAGTTCTTCACCCGACTTGAGAAGCACCGTCACATGACTCAGTATTTTACTGTTTGAATTTCTTTAATTTTTTCTTTCTATGTGAGGGATATTCTGCTAAAATTCATATTATGAAAAAGCTCAGTTATTACACTAACCCGGAATACAATGAAATCAAAACCTCCCTGCTCTCTGCCCGTCAGAGCGAAGAGGGTTGGCTCCTGGAACTTCAGGACACAATATTTTATCCCGAGGGCGGCGGTCAGCCCTCTGATAAGGGCAGCATCAACGGTATCCCTGTTCTGCATGTCAGAAAATCAGAGGGGAAGATACTCCATCTATGCGCCCAAAAGCCTGAGGGAGAAGTTCTGGAACTACTCCTTGATCGTCCCTATAGAGAACATTACTGCATTCAGCATACGGCACAGCATCTGATATCTTCAGTTCTGATGAAAATCTGCGGAGCGGCAACTGTTTCTGTACATCTGGGACAGGAAGAGAGCACCATAGAAATAGACACTGACGACCTCAGTGACAATGAGCTTCTGAAGGTGGAAAATGAGGTCAATAAAGAGATACGTTCCTGCCGTCCGGTGGGGGCACTCTGGGTAGACAGCAAAAAAGAACTTGAACAGTATGAACTGCGCCGGGGAACAGAGAAGACAGAGAATATCCGTCTTATACAGATTGAAGATCTGGATGTTACTCCCTGCGGAGGTCTTCATACTGAGAATACAGCCCGTCTGGGGCTGGTCAAATATGCAGGACAGGATAAGATACGGGGAAGACTGAGACTGAAATGGAAGATAGGCGAACCGGCGTACGAAGACTACCGGAAAAGATTTGCCCAGCTTGAAACAATGTCGTCTCTTTTATCGGTACAACCTTATGACGTGGCTGACCGCCTGAAAGAGCTTCTGGATGAGAAAAAAGAAGAGAGCAGGCAGAATAAGGTGCTTATGGAAAAACAGGCAGCCTATATCAGCCACAAGCTATCCATGTCTCTGACTCATTTCCCACCCCTCATTATAAGGAAAATTGAAGACTGCCCGTCACCCCTGTTCAAAGGAATAGTTAAAAATCTCTCGGCAGAACACGAATTATCTTTCCTTATCTGCGCAGAAGACGGGGATAGACTGAACTGGGCACTCCACCTGCCTGATCATGAGCAGCTCGGCTTTGATGAGTTTAAAACAAAATGCCTCAGCCTTATTGACGGTAAAGGCGGTGGACGCGGACCACTCTGGCAGGGTTCCGGCAGTGATCCCTCGGCATCAGATGCATTTCTTGAGGGTTTCAGGGAACTTGTCGCCTTATAACAAAGAGCATGGGCTGCCCCCGGGGTGACAACTTGTCATCACAGGGGGGCTGTGATAAAATCCCCAATTGAATGAAACGATCGGTTCAGACAGTTCTACTGTTACTTCTTATTACAGTTCTCTTCTCCTGCGGCAACCGGAAAGAGCCCTCCCCTTTTCTTACGGGCAACGAGGAAACGGACCTGAGGATTCAGGAGCTTCTGGATATTCTGGATGTGCAGGAGGATGATACACTCCGTTACGGAATTATGGAGCAGATAATTTCCCGCTATATGAAGGAAGAGGAATCAGAGATTCTGAAGCAGTTTCTTAACAAGCATCTGTATCTGCATCCCGAAGACAGCTATAACGCCTACTACCTTCTTCTTTTAGGATCTATCTATGAAGAAGAGAATGCCATGGATATTGCCGTCATCTACTACAACAGACTGTTGAAGAACTATGAGGATCTGATAATCAGGGGACGATCAATCCATTATTTCAGTCTGGAAAAACTGATAGGGTATTATGAGAATGATCAACTTAAGAAGATTGCCTATTACAACGAACTGATCACCCGCTTTTCCGGTGAGATTGACAGAGGTCAGGTTTATTACAATCTGGCAGTATCCTACGAGTCCGAGGGACTGTGGAACGAGTCGATTGTGAACTATGAGAAATTCCTCGACGCCGAGCCTACAACTATTCCGGGGATGCCGAATGTCTATAATGAAATCAATCACTACCTGAATTTTCACTATTCCAAGAAAGACTGGACCAGGGAAGATCTGGATGGTCTTGTGAATTCCATAAAATATGCTATCAGGACCCGCAGCGGAAGCCGATTAAACAGATATAAGGCAGAAGATTTCTTTATGATGAGCTGGGGACAGGACCGCTACGATCCTTTTACCGAAATTCCTATGGAATTGGCTTATTTTCTGAAATCATCAGTATGGTATAACAGAAATCTGGAAACAGACTCTAATGATAATGAGGCTTTTCTACGAACAGGGGGCTGGTCTTATAGAATAAAGGTCTGGTACCTCTACTTTAACAGAATAAAATATCCAATAGACCCGGAGATAAATAACAGATGGGAATGGGCTGGAATATATTTCGGAGACAAACTTTAATACTACTCTTTTTCTACCTTGCAGGATTTCCTCTTTTTGCAGGGATGAGTCATCTGCAGACCATAAGAGCCGATCACAGTACATCCCCCGGGGCCGTTACAGGCTCTTTTACGGGTGCCGTTAAATATAGAAATACTCCTGAAAGAACAGAACATTACCTGGCAAAGGTATGGAGCAGCACTCTCCCTGCGGACAGCAGAATTGATTACTACCTGGAACATTTTTCCAAGGGCGATGGTCTTGCCTACCTCAATCGCTGCCTCACAAGGGCCGAACCCTTTATCCCTTTTATTGCCGAACGGCTGGAAGCACAGGGTATGCCTCCTGAGATTCTCTATCTGCCGGTAATAGAATCCGCCTTCAGGGTGGATGCACTGTCCCGCTCCGGTGCTGCGGGGATGTGGCAGTTTATGATGAACAGCATTGAACCCTACGATATCTCTGTGAATGCCTGGCAGGATGACAGAAGGGATTTCTGGAAATCAACAGAAGCGGCTCTCCACAAACTGAATTACAACTATAGAAAAACTGGCGACTGGTACCTGGCTCTGGCTGCCTATAACTGCGGTCTTGGAAAGGTGACTAGAACTGTAGCTTCCTCAGGGATCTCGGATTACTGGGAACTATCAGAGAAGAACCTGCTGCCCCGGGAGACAAGAAACTATATTCCCAAGCTGGCGGCAGTGACTATATTGAGTAACAGCAAGGGCAGCTATGGCCTTCCTCTGCATTGGGGAGCCAGAACCTTCTGGGAAAAAATCCCCATTGAGAAGAGTGTGGATATCAGACGGATTGCACAGAAAGCCGGTATAGATAAGAATCTCTTTCTCACAGCCCACAACGAGCTGAATTATGCTGTAACTCCTCCCGCATCCAGTGGATATGAATTAAAGGTTCCTTCTGCTATGAGAGATCAGATTCTGAAGATTCTCGAAGAAGAGAGTGATCTTCTGGAGTTCAAGCGTTACAAGATCCAGTCAGGTGATACCCTCTCGGAACTGGCAGAGTGGTATAGAATACCCATATCCATGGTCAGAGAATACAACCCGGGTGTGAGCAGCCGCTATCTCAGGATAGGTCAGATTCTCCTTGTCCCCCTGATTCATGATGATATTCCCGAACGAAAGGGTGTGATGATTTCTGACATGACAGAGTCATGGACTGGACGTTATACTATCCTTGAAGGAGACTCCCTATGGGGAATCTCAAGACAATACAACCTCAGCCCCGAGGAACTTGCAGCGGGTAACAGTTTACCCCTGAATGCTGTGATTAAACCGGGAATGATCTTAAGTGTTCCCCACTCTGAAGGAGAAAGATTTGAAAATTAACAGCCTGTTCCTGATGATCTGCTTCCTGCTCCCTCAGTTTTTATCTGCCCAGACCGAGCTTGAGGTTCACAGTGAGATAGACTGGTTCAATGGAACCTTCCAGTTGGACATTACATCTCCTATTGAAGAGGAGTCCAACCAGCCCACAGGCCGCTTTAAAACAGAACAGTATATTATCCGGCAGACTCCTGTAATCACAGGCGGAGTTCTACAGGATTTGAGAGTGGATTCCACCCATACAATTGCCGATATGATAACAGAAGATCCCGTACTCCTGAGAGAACTGGAGAACCTTTCCCAGAAGATGAAAAAGGTGTTCACCACGGCAACGGGAGACAGGAAGTTTCTCACTGTTCGCTATATACTTCCCATTTTTCCGGATCTGGCTGAACTTGTGATCACTCACAGCAAACCCCACCCTTCTCCGGTGAGTCCTATTTATACAGCCAATGAAGATTTTACCGGCATAATCATCTATGCTGCTGAGGCTCTGCCCTATCAGGGGAATTCGGAACAGGATGTTCTTTTAAACCCCTGCCTCTTTCCCAGACTCTATGATTCGTCTATGAATCTGATTCACAGTGCTAAGATGACAGAACCGGAAGCGCTGCAAAAATGGGGTAATGCGGGTTATACGTACAGCCACGATTTAGGCAGCCTGAGTAAGAGGATTGGTGTGTATCCCTTACGAACCATGGCACGCAAAGTATATGGAAAGAACAAGACAGATCTTATCCTTCCCGATGAAACCGTGAAAATGCTGATATCCTCTGAACATAACAGGGAAATGCTCAGACAGGGCCGGGTTATCATTATGCTTCCACAGGAACCCTGAGACCTGAAGAAAAGGACCACTATGGTACTAATCTGCCAAACATACTAATATAAATCGATATCAAAACTCCCGGAGATTAAGTCATGTCCATTCTCTATTTCATAATAAGTTTCTTTTCATCCATAGTCGGTGCCATCAGCGGAATCGGCGGCGGCGTCATCATCAAACCTGTCCTGGACAGCATCTCTACTTTCGGTGTGGCAAGCATCAGCTTCCTATCAGGATGTACCGTACTCTCTATGTCTACAGTAACATTGATTAAAAATAGAAAATCCGAAATTCAGGTTAATAAAAAGACGGCCAGCCTTCTTGCAGTTGGAGGAATTGTCGGTGGAATGGCCGGTAAACATATATTTGATATTATAAAGGGTAGTTTTGAAAATGAGATGGTCCTTGGAGTCACCCAGTCGGGGATACTTCTTCTGCTGACTGTAATGGTTCTTTTTTACACACTATATAAAGAAATAATCACACCCCGTCATAAAGACAATATACTCTTTATCGTTTTTATAGGATTTCTGCTGGGAGGGCTTGCATCCTTCCTGGGGATAGGTGGAGGACCCATCAACCTTGCTGTTCTGGGCTTTTTCTTTTCCATGGACAGTAAAACCGCGGCGCTGAACTCAATCTTTGTCATATTCTTCTCTCAGGTCACCAGCCTGCTGTTTACAGCGATATCCGGTAACATTCCTCCCTTTGAACCGATCATCCTCACCCTGATGATCCTCGGAGGAATAATCGGAGGTCTGGCGGGCTCAAAGCTATCTATTAAGATGACTCATCGTGCGGTAGATAAGCTGTTTATGGGAGTCATGATAGTGATCATAGGAATCTGTATCTTCAATATTGTTAAATGGTTTTAAGCCATCAATATCGAAAAAAATCAAAGTGATATCGTATATGATATCAATATTCTAAACATATGAATTAGCCTGAAAGTGATATCGTATGTGATATCAATATCGGAACCATCTGATCTAAAGGCCGGCCATCCCATAGGGCCTGGCGACTTTTGCTTCCAGATCATCCATTGATATATACCGTGCTTCTCTTATAATCTCATTTCCATCAATATAAAGCAGTACAGCCGGAATAGTGAATAAAGAAAACTGTCCGGCTGCCTCAGGTACATTATCAAGGTTTATATAATAAGAACTGATCCCGGGATAATCTTTCAGCATCAACAGTACCTTCTCCTTAATGGCTCCGCATACACCGCAGGCCGGACGAGAGAAGTAGAAGAAGTGAAATCCCTCTGATGACATTGCTTTCTGAATTGTTTCTAAGTCATTTAATTCCTGTAACATATTTATACCTCAGATTTAAAATAGTAAAAAAAAGAGACAGACTCAAACTAAATGAGTCTATCTCTATATATATTCTATTTCTGTCTGATACTTACTTTTTCTTCATAGCTATATACAGACATATACCGGCACCGCCCCAGGTAATACTCAGACCCAGAACCATCATAATAATTGCATCTATGGACATTTTACTCTCCTATACTACCGAGACTGATTTACAGTCTCGGCGATTTCCTTGTGTAGGCCTATGGGCCTTATACTCCCGAGACTGATCTAAATTGCCTCAGCATCATGCCATTTTGATTTTGCAGCAATGACAGCCACTGCGATCAGTACAGCAATCAAGCCCCATCCAAATACAATCTGAGCTGCAGTTGAATAACCTGAATAATTTGATTTTAAATCTGTAATCAGATTGAGTACAGAATTGATTCCCAGAACCAGAGGGGTTACGAATTTAATCATAATATCCCACCACTTACCTACTTTGAAGTCACTGGTCAGGTTCGCATGCTCTCTAAGGGAAGAGAGGTCATAAAACCATCCCAGTAGTATAACTTCAATTAGTCCGGCAAATACGATCCCGTAATTGTTGATATAGTGATCCACCAGATCAAGAATATGCAGTCCAGCTCCGGTTGCGAATACCATACTTACAGCTCCTGCTATGAGGGTGTAGTAGATTGAGACCTTTTTCCTCGCAAATCCGAACTTATCCACAATAGAGCGAACAACAACTTCGTTTATTGAAATGAAAGAAGAGAGACCGGCAAAGGCCAGTGTCAGAAAAAGAAGAACTCCGATCAACGTATTAAGAGCCGGCAGCTGTGATACTGCTGAGG encodes:
- a CDS encoding alanyl-tRNA editing protein, producing MKKLSYYTNPEYNEIKTSLLSARQSEEGWLLELQDTIFYPEGGGQPSDKGSINGIPVLHVRKSEGKILHLCAQKPEGEVLELLLDRPYREHYCIQHTAQHLISSVLMKICGAATVSVHLGQEESTIEIDTDDLSDNELLKVENEVNKEIRSCRPVGALWVDSKKELEQYELRRGTEKTENIRLIQIEDLDVTPCGGLHTENTARLGLVKYAGQDKIRGRLRLKWKIGEPAYEDYRKRFAQLETMSSLLSVQPYDVADRLKELLDEKKEESRQNKVLMEKQAAYISHKLSMSLTHFPPLIIRKIEDCPSPLFKGIVKNLSAEHELSFLICAEDGDRLNWALHLPDHEQLGFDEFKTKCLSLIDGKGGGRGPLWQGSGSDPSASDAFLEGFRELVAL
- a CDS encoding lipopolysaccharide assembly protein LapB, with protein sequence MKRSVQTVLLLLLITVLFSCGNRKEPSPFLTGNEETDLRIQELLDILDVQEDDTLRYGIMEQIISRYMKEEESEILKQFLNKHLYLHPEDSYNAYYLLLLGSIYEEENAMDIAVIYYNRLLKNYEDLIIRGRSIHYFSLEKLIGYYENDQLKKIAYYNELITRFSGEIDRGQVYYNLAVSYESEGLWNESIVNYEKFLDAEPTTIPGMPNVYNEINHYLNFHYSKKDWTREDLDGLVNSIKYAIRTRSGSRLNRYKAEDFFMMSWGQDRYDPFTEIPMELAYFLKSSVWYNRNLETDSNDNEAFLRTGGWSYRIKVWYLYFNRIKYPIDPEINNRWEWAGIYFGDKL
- a CDS encoding MetS family NSS transporter small subunit, with protein sequence MSIDAIIMMVLGLSITWGGAGICLYIAMKKK
- a CDS encoding sulfite exporter TauE/SafE family protein, which translates into the protein MSILYFIISFFSSIVGAISGIGGGVIIKPVLDSISTFGVASISFLSGCTVLSMSTVTLIKNRKSEIQVNKKTASLLAVGGIVGGMAGKHIFDIIKGSFENEMVLGVTQSGILLLLTVMVLFYTLYKEIITPRHKDNILFIVFIGFLLGGLASFLGIGGGPINLAVLGFFFSMDSKTAALNSIFVIFFSQVTSLLFTAISGNIPPFEPIILTLMILGGIIGGLAGSKLSIKMTHRAVDKLFMGVMIVIIGICIFNIVKWF
- a CDS encoding thioredoxin family protein, which translates into the protein MLQELNDLETIQKAMSSEGFHFFYFSRPACGVCGAIKEKVLLMLKDYPGISSYYINLDNVPEAAGQFSLFTIPAVLLYIDGNEIIREARYISMDDLEAKVARPYGMAGL
- a CDS encoding Cof-type HAD-IIB family hydrolase — translated: MKETLPEKPELVAVDLDGTLLNTEHRLSDKTVSVIKALDNSGIPVVISTGRSYEGMMHYKNQLNLKNPVICYNGAMIADGATDSILHQWLLPSDITKEAYMYARERDFHIQVFQDGELYFEKRREESDYYEHSTGLTGRITNLDDWNNLEVTKALMIMPPSRESGEFPELHEAQSYFQKKYGDRLYCALSKPYYLEFINGLGSKGNALDQLSRDMGIPREKMAAFGDGFNDLEMLDYAGISVAMANAPDGVKERCLYTTELSNDEDGVADFIEKYIF
- a CDS encoding lytic transglycosylase domain-containing protein is translated as MGMGWNIFRRQTLILLFFYLAGFPLFAGMSHLQTIRADHSTSPGAVTGSFTGAVKYRNTPERTEHYLAKVWSSTLPADSRIDYYLEHFSKGDGLAYLNRCLTRAEPFIPFIAERLEAQGMPPEILYLPVIESAFRVDALSRSGAAGMWQFMMNSIEPYDISVNAWQDDRRDFWKSTEAALHKLNYNYRKTGDWYLALAAYNCGLGKVTRTVASSGISDYWELSEKNLLPRETRNYIPKLAAVTILSNSKGSYGLPLHWGARTFWEKIPIEKSVDIRRIAQKAGIDKNLFLTAHNELNYAVTPPASSGYELKVPSAMRDQILKILEEESDLLEFKRYKIQSGDTLSELAEWYRIPISMVREYNPGVSSRYLRIGQILLVPLIHDDIPERKGVMISDMTESWTGRYTILEGDSLWGISRQYNLSPEELAAGNSLPLNAVIKPGMILSVPHSEGERFEN